Within the Fischerella sp. PCC 9605 genome, the region CATTGTCTGCTACCCGAACGAAAAGCACTGGTATCAATAGTGATGTTTCCTCCCTGTCCCTCATTAGTGCTACGTGAAAATAATCCACTTGCTGTTCTATTAATGCCAACTCCAAAAACATTAACTGCATCGGAAGCATTAACCCATATCTGTCCACCCTTTCCTTGACCAAAAGCAGCAGTAGATATCTGCGCCCCATTTCCCACAATTAACTGCCCAGTAGTAATTGTTAAGTCTCCGGCATTGCCAACATTTTCTGTTTGAGTAAATAAAGCGCTAGGAATTTGCTGCCCATTCGCTAATGTTCCTGTTCCCTGCAATTCCACCAAATCACTAGCAGTCACCAACAAATTTCCTCCCTGCCCTTGATCGAGAGTACGAGTTAATATTTGTGCCCCATCCCGGACACTCAAGCGACTGGTCTGAATTGTTAAGTTCCCAGCACCTTTAGCACCTAAAGTTTGAGTAGATAAGCTGCTACCAGCACCAACTAGTTCCACGGAATCGGCAGCGGTTACAGATAAATCTCCCCCCTGTCCCTTGCCTAGAGTAGCAGTTGATACTCGCGCTCCATTCTGAGAACTTAACCGTCGAGTGGTAATCGTCAAATTTCCAGCATCTCCCTCACCTTGAGTTTGAGTAAACAAGCCGCTTTTTGTTTTTCCTGCTAGTTCCACAAACTCCGAGGCTCGAATGCTAAGATTTCCTCCCTGTCCCTTGCCTAAGGTACCAGCTCTTATCCTTGACTCATCTCCCTGGATACTCAACTGCCCGGTTTCAATTGTTACGTCTCCCCCAGATCCAGTCGCTTCTTCTAAAACATCGGCAGTAATCTGCGAATCTTCAGTGAGAGTAACCCCCTTTATTGTGCGGATAAACACTTCTCCACCAGTCTCTGTACCTTGTGTGTCGGCAAAAATCAACGAGCCTTGAGTTAAAGCCAAATTATTGCCCTGAATCTGAACATCACCACCGCCAGCACCGCTAACATCGATATACGCTCCGTCTTCCAACCGAATATTACCAAAATTATTTACAGAGCCGTACCCCAGTACCCAATCGTTATCTTTCTGGTTTAAGCTCACTTCTCCAACAGCAGCTACACTACCTAGTTCAACCCGTCCTCCTGAAGCTGTCAGATTCGGTTGTTCTAAAGCCGCTTGCCGATCTCCCTGCAACGTCATATCACCGCCCACTAGTGCCAAAGTTTTACCAGGTTGCACTTTTAGGTCAGATCCCTGTACGCTAATACCTCCTGCTATTTCCCCAAATTGCAAGCCAATGGGAACACTCACAGTTAGCAAAGGTGTACTTTGGGGAGCGATCGCACTAAACAAAGTGCCATCTGCAAACTTGAGGTGACTTGCTGTACTTGCAATCAATGAACCCTTGATGTCTAATTGGGCATTTGGTCCAAAAATAATTCCATTCGGATTGAGAAAAAACAGGTTAGTCGAGCCATTGGCTGTAATCAGACCGTCAATGATAGAAGCAGATTTACCCCTGACGCGATTGATGATGTTTTGAATATCTGGAGCATTGTTGAAGTTAGCCTGAGTGCCAGTGGGTATAGAAAACTGCTCAAAACTGTGGAAAAGATTACTGCCAGCTTGAGTTCCTCCTTCAATAGTCCTAATATTCTCCTCTAATTTGACAGTGGAATTATTGGGTAGAGTGTCATCAGGGGTAATTTGAGCAAAGGTGCAATCCCAAGAATAGATGTATGCACTACTAATTGATAAAGAAATTACTAATTTTAAAAGCCAGTAAGAACCGCGTAAG harbors:
- a CDS encoding two-partner secretion domain-containing protein, which translates into the protein MAENLRGSYWLLKLVISLSISSAYIYSWDCTFAQITPDDTLPNNSTVKLEENIRTIEGGTQAGSNLFHSFEQFSIPTGTQANFNNAPDIQNIINRVRGKSASIIDGLITANGSTNLFFLNPNGIIFGPNAQLDIKGSLIASTASHLKFADGTLFSAIAPQSTPLLTVSVPIGLQFGEIAGGISVQGSDLKVQPGKTLALVGGDMTLQGDRQAALEQPNLTASGGRVELGSVAAVGEVSLNQKDNDWVLGYGSVNNFGNIRLEDGAYIDVSGAGGGDVQIQGNNLALTQGSLIFADTQGTETGGEVFIRTIKGVTLTEDSQITADVLEEATGSGGDVTIETGQLSIQGDESRIRAGTLGKGQGGNLSIRASEFVELAGKTKSGLFTQTQGEGDAGNLTITTRRLSSQNGARVSTATLGKGQGGDLSVTAADSVELVGAGSSLSTQTLGAKGAGNLTIQTSRLSVRDGAQILTRTLDQGQGGNLLVTASDLVELQGTGTLANGQQIPSALFTQTENVGNAGDLTITTGQLIVGNGAQISTAAFGQGKGGQIWVNASDAVNVFGVGINRTASGLFSRSTNEGQGGNITIDTSAFRSGSRQWSCRCPHYR